Proteins from a single region of Paenibacillus sp. BIHB 4019:
- a CDS encoding GNAT family N-acetyltransferase, whose translation MTIEWATAADEAFIADRDHHILASLIGRKIENREYYVFRNELGDRIGWMRYGYFWDNTPFLNMIWLDERERGKGFGKTATLLWEQHMREQGCKLVMTSTQADEDAQHFYRKLGYKDSGCLMWENQALEIILTKAI comes from the coding sequence ATGACGATTGAATGGGCGACAGCGGCAGATGAGGCATTTATTGCTGATCGGGATCATCATATTTTAGCGAGTCTTATAGGCAGGAAGATTGAGAATCGAGAATATTATGTGTTTCGGAACGAGCTAGGCGATAGAATCGGCTGGATGAGGTACGGCTATTTTTGGGACAATACACCGTTTTTGAACATGATTTGGCTGGATGAGCGGGAGCGGGGCAAGGGCTTCGGCAAAACCGCGACGCTGCTTTGGGAGCAGCATATGCGGGAGCAAGGCTGCAAGCTCGTCATGACCTCAACGCAGGCGGACGAGGATGCGCAGCATTTTTATCGGAAACTGGGATACAAGGACTCGGGCTGTTTGATGTGGGAAAATCAGGCTTTGGAAATTATTCTGACTAAAGCAATTTAA
- a CDS encoding sigma-70 family RNA polymerase sigma factor has product MDDIYKRNVEMIYRICFMYLKNSTDSEDAVQSIFLKLLKSNTSFADPEHEKAWLIVMTRNYCKDILKSWWRTRKVELARLPEAVWRDDGDRSGELLDQLLALPDKYKIVLYLYYFEEYSIREIANMLIRKESTIQTQLAKGRTLMKLSLGGHYDK; this is encoded by the coding sequence ATGGATGACATTTATAAACGGAACGTAGAAATGATTTATCGCATTTGCTTCATGTATCTCAAAAATTCAACCGATTCGGAGGATGCTGTTCAATCGATTTTTCTAAAACTATTGAAGTCCAACACGTCTTTTGCTGACCCCGAGCATGAGAAGGCATGGCTTATCGTAATGACCAGGAACTATTGCAAGGATATACTGAAAAGCTGGTGGAGAACGCGGAAAGTCGAGCTGGCACGCTTGCCGGAAGCGGTTTGGAGGGATGACGGCGATCGTTCGGGAGAGTTGCTTGATCAGCTGCTGGCGTTGCCTGATAAATACAAAATCGTACTCTATCTTTATTATTTCGAAGAATATTCAATTAGAGAAATCGCGAACATGCTCATCCGCAAAGAAAGCACGATCCAAACACAGCTGGCGAAGGGGCGTACGCTCATGAAGTTAAGCTTAGGAGGCCATTATGACAAATAA
- a CDS encoding InlB B-repeat-containing protein: MDTWKFYADVANDVSEITVTPTAVDADSKIEVNGVEVPSGSPSGAIALNVGVNTIEILVTPAPPLERDKKITTLTVTRAGGPGSNTILNFLGLFLESEIPGDLPVGFGFNKSLPFYDSIAFIGQNKVLIDPQPEDSGATVTVNGIEATRGVKVPVGLLMGDNTITVVVTASDGTTTRTYTLIINRLPGADTSLIELGLNNGVPVVDPDDNKKYSVNFAYGVTSTRVYPVAKMDYVTITVNGKSVANGGLSEAIPLEVGSNTIAVVVTSENGLATANYTLTVTRAAAPSGYKVTFVENNGGVDPVADLYEVSPGSTIARPEVTRDDYLFAGWYKEGNYITLWDFDKDTVNENMTLYAKWTPTYTVVFDSQGGSSVERASGLLSGATVPKPADPTKAGYAFSGWYVDENFSSAWNFASDTVILDAWSVNRTLYAKWTAVPVSTYTVTFDSKEGSAVASAIGLSAGATITKPTDPTRAGYTFSGWYKDEVYVSAWNFATDTVSANTTLYAKWTAIPVSTYTVTFDSKEGSAVASLTGIAAGATVTKPTDPTRAGYTFSGWYKDEGYASEWNFSTDTVSANATLYAKWTAVPVSTYTVTFDSKEGSAVASLTGIAAGATITKPSDPTRAGYTFSGWYKDEGYASEWNFTTDTVSANATLYAKWTAVPVPTYTVTFDSKEGSAVASAIGLSAGATITKPSDPTRAGYTFSGWYKDEGYASEWNFTTDTVSANTTLYAKWTAVPVPTYTVTFDSKEGSAVASLTGIAAGATITKPSDPTRAGYTFSGWYKDEGYASEWNFSTDTVSANATLYAKWTAVPVPTYTVTFDSKEGSAVASLTGIAAGATITKPSDPTRAGYTFSGWYKDEGYALEWNFTTDTVSANTTLYAKWTAVPVPTYTVTFDSKEGSAVASETGILSGATVPKPADPTKAGYAFSGWYVDENFSSAWNFATDTVSANATLYAKWTAVPMSTYTVTFDSKEGSAVASLTGIAAGATITKPTDPTRAGYTFSGWYKDEGYASPWSFTTDTVSANATLYAKWTAIPVPTYTVTFDSKEGSAVASLNGIAAGATVTKPADPTRAGYTFSGWYKDEGYASPWNFLTDTVSANTTLYAKWTKVPSGGDSGGGVSVPDNSPIISGNGVLTLPIGRTGTVSLSDEEITIEIPAGATDTSLRVTIETLLDTDELLKNNEVLVSEVFEVLKNVPGNFKKNITLKLAFDPKKLGDGERASIFYYDEEKKEWVEVGGAVSGGFITAEVNHFTKFAVLAVRDNAKPVIEFGDIAGHWAEEAIRQGASQGITTGYPDGTFKPNLTVTRAQFAVMLMNAIKPAGATEELAFEDASQIPAWAKNAVAEAKQAGIINGYDDGTFRPNAEITRVEMAAMIVKALNLTVEANAATGFADNSEIPTWAKGAVAALKETGLMQGTGDNRFDSEAKASRAEAVTVLLRMLEQQKTKE; the protein is encoded by the coding sequence ATGGACACTTGGAAATTCTATGCGGACGTTGCGAACGACGTGAGCGAGATAACGGTTACGCCGACGGCGGTAGACGCTGATTCCAAGATTGAGGTAAACGGCGTAGAGGTACCTAGCGGCAGTCCGTCGGGAGCAATTGCCCTGAATGTTGGAGTTAACACAATAGAGATTCTGGTGACACCAGCCCCGCCTCTAGAAAGGGATAAGAAAATCACGACTTTAACGGTAACTCGAGCGGGTGGACCGGGTAGCAACACCATATTGAATTTTCTAGGCCTATTTCTGGAAAGCGAAATACCGGGGGATTTACCCGTCGGCTTCGGGTTTAATAAGAGCTTGCCGTTCTATGATTCGATAGCTTTCATCGGCCAGAACAAGGTTCTGATCGATCCCCAACCCGAGGATAGCGGGGCGACCGTCACTGTAAACGGAATCGAAGCGACAAGAGGCGTCAAAGTACCCGTTGGCTTACTAATGGGAGATAACACGATAACGGTCGTCGTGACGGCGAGTGACGGGACGACAACCCGAACCTATACGTTGATTATTAATCGTCTCCCGGGCGCGGATACTTCGCTTATCGAACTGGGGCTAAACAACGGCGTACCCGTTGTCGATCCTGACGATAACAAAAAATACTCCGTTAACTTCGCCTACGGCGTGACGAGCACTAGAGTATATCCGGTAGCCAAAATGGATTATGTAACGATTACCGTAAACGGAAAAAGCGTGGCGAACGGCGGGTTATCCGAGGCGATTCCCTTGGAGGTCGGGAGCAATACGATTGCGGTCGTGGTGACGTCGGAGAATGGGTTGGCTACGGCCAACTACACCCTGACGGTAACGCGGGCAGCCGCGCCGTCGGGCTACAAGGTAACCTTCGTCGAGAATAATGGCGGTGTCGATCCGGTCGCGGATTTGTATGAAGTTAGCCCGGGATCGACGATTGCAAGGCCGGAGGTAACCCGTGATGACTATCTCTTCGCGGGTTGGTATAAGGAAGGGAATTATATTACCTTATGGGATTTCGATAAGGATACGGTAAATGAGAATATGACGCTGTACGCGAAGTGGACGCCGACGTATACGGTGGTGTTCGACTCGCAAGGAGGAAGTTCGGTTGAGAGAGCGTCCGGCCTTCTCTCCGGAGCGACCGTCCCGAAGCCAGCCGATCCGACAAAAGCGGGCTATGCATTCTCGGGTTGGTATGTGGATGAAAACTTCTCGTCGGCCTGGAACTTCGCGTCGGATACGGTAATCTTGGATGCGTGGAGCGTGAATAGGACGCTGTATGCGAAGTGGACGGCAGTTCCGGTGTCGACGTACACGGTGACGTTCGACTCGAAAGAAGGCAGCGCGGTAGCGAGCGCGATAGGCTTAAGTGCTGGAGCGACGATCACGAAGCCGACCGACCCAACGAGAGCTGGCTACACGTTCTCGGGCTGGTATAAGGATGAGGTCTACGTCTCGGCCTGGAACTTCGCGACGGATACGGTAAGCGCGAATACGACGTTGTATGCGAAGTGGACAGCGATTCCGGTGTCGACGTACACGGTGACGTTCGATTCGAAAGAAGGCAGCGCGGTAGCGAGCTTGACTGGCATCGCTGCGGGAGCGACTGTGACGAAGCCAACCGACCCAACAAGAGCGGGCTACACGTTCTCGGGCTGGTATAAGGATGAGGGCTACGCTTCGGAGTGGAACTTTTCCACGGATACGGTAAGCGCGAATGCGACGTTGTATGCGAAGTGGACGGCAGTTCCGGTGTCGACGTACACGGTTACGTTCGACTCGAAGGAAGGCAGCGCGGTAGCGAGCTTGACTGGCATCGCTGCGGGAGCAACGATCACGAAGCCATCCGACCCGACGAGAGCGGGCTACACGTTCTCGGGCTGGTATAAGGATGAGGGCTACGCCTCGGAGTGGAACTTCACGACGGATACGGTAAGCGCGAATGCGACGTTGTATGCGAAATGGACGGCAGTTCCGGTGCCGACATACACGGTGACGTTCGATTCGAAGGAAGGCAGCGCGGTAGCGAGCGCGATAGGCTTAAGTGCGGGAGCGACGATCACGAAGCCATCCGATCCGACGAGAGCGGGCTACACGTTCTCGGGCTGGTATAAGGATGAGGGCTACGCCTCGGAGTGGAACTTCACGACGGATACGGTAAGCGCGAATACGACGTTGTATGCGAAATGGACGGCAGTTCCGGTACCGACGTACACGGTTACGTTCGACTCGAAGGAAGGCAGCGCGGTAGCGAGCTTGACTGGCATCGCTGCGGGAGCAACGATCACGAAGCCATCCGACCCGACGAGAGCGGGCTACACGTTCTCGGGCTGGTATAAGGATGAGGGCTACGCTTCGGAGTGGAACTTTTCCACGGATACGGTAAGCGCGAATGCGACGTTGTATGCGAAATGGACGGCAGTTCCGGTGCCGACGTACACGGTTACGTTCGACTCGAAGGAAGGCAGCGCGGTAGCGAGCTTGACTGGCATCGCTGCGGGAGCAACGATCACGAAGCCATCCGACCCGACGAGAGCGGGCTACACGTTCTCGGGCTGGTATAAGGATGAGGGCTACGCCTTGGAGTGGAACTTCACGACGGATACGGTAAGCGCGAATACGACGTTGTATGCGAAATGGACGGCAGTTCCGGTGCCGACATACACGGTGACGTTCGATTCGAAGGAAGGCAGTGCGGTAGCGAGCGAGACAGGCATCCTCTCCGGAGCGACCGTCCCGAAGCCAGCCGATCCGACAAAAGCGGGCTATGCATTCTCGGGTTGGTATGTGGATGAAAACTTCTCGTCGGCCTGGAACTTCGCAACGGATACGGTAAGCGCGAATGCGACGTTGTATGCGAAATGGACGGCAGTTCCGATGTCGACGTACACGGTGACGTTCGATTCGAAGGAAGGCAGCGCGGTAGCGAGCTTGACTGGCATCGCTGCGGGAGCGACGATCACGAAGCCAACCGACCCAACGAGAGCGGGCTACACGTTCTCGGGCTGGTATAAGGATGAGGGTTACGCCTCGCCTTGGAGCTTCACGACGGATACGGTAAGCGCGAATGCGACGTTGTATGCGAAATGGACGGCGATTCCGGTACCGACGTACACGGTGACTTTCGACTCGAAGGAAGGCAGCGCGGTAGCGAGCTTGAATGGCATCGCTGCGGGCGCGACCGTCACGAAGCCGGCTGATCCGACGAGAGCAGGCTACACGTTCTCGGGCTGGTATAAAGATGAGGGTTACGCCTCGCCTTGGAACTTCTTAACGGATACGGTAAGCGCGAATACGACGTTGTATGCGAAGTGGACGAAAGTTCCAAGCGGCGGCGACAGTGGTGGAGGCGTAAGCGTTCCGGATAACAGCCCAATCATCTCCGGCAATGGAGTGTTGACGCTTCCTATTGGTAGAACGGGAACGGTTAGCTTGAGCGATGAAGAGATTACCATCGAGATCCCCGCCGGCGCGACGGACACAAGTTTGCGAGTGACAATCGAGACCTTGTTGGACACGGATGAATTGTTGAAGAATAACGAAGTGCTGGTTAGCGAAGTCTTCGAAGTGTTAAAGAATGTCCCAGGTAACTTCAAGAAAAACATTACGTTGAAGCTGGCCTTCGATCCGAAGAAGCTAGGCGACGGCGAGCGTGCTTCCATCTTCTATTATGATGAAGAGAAGAAAGAATGGGTGGAGGTTGGCGGCGCTGTAAGCGGTGGCTTCATTACCGCAGAGGTCAATCACTTCACGAAATTCGCCGTGTTAGCTGTAAGAGATAATGCGAAGCCGGTAATCGAATTCGGCGACATCGCCGGTCACTGGGCGGAGGAAGCGATTCGCCAAGGAGCTAGCCAAGGGATCACGACTGGTTATCCGGACGGAACGTTCAAGCCTAATCTCACAGTTACGCGAGCTCAATTCGCCGTGATGCTAATGAATGCGATTAAGCCTGCAGGAGCAACGGAGGAATTGGCCTTCGAGGATGCATCACAAATTCCTGCATGGGCTAAGAATGCCGTGGCGGAGGCTAAACAAGCTGGCATCATCAACGGTTATGACGATGGTACCTTCCGTCCGAACGCTGAGATTACGCGAGTCGAGATGGCGGCGATGATTGTTAAGGCGCTAAATCTGACAGTCGAAGCGAATGCCGCGACCGGCTTCGCGGATAACAGCGAGATTCCGACGTGGGCGAAGGGAGCGGTTGCCGCTCTCAAGGAGACCGGTCTGATGCAAGGAACGGGAGACAATCGGTTCGATTCCGAAGCCAAAGCAAGCCGGGCGGAAGCGGTGACGGTTCTCCTGCGAATGCTAGAGCAGCAGAAAACAAAAGAATAA
- a CDS encoding S-layer homology domain-containing protein, producing MKLVKRRSLIYLLIVSMILTLIAGPGTAEAAASNWIMVDGGGNTGLNVNTSSHAPQAMRTAVHHNILYAAWIERASAVNQVRVKSFNGTTWRSVDGGGTTGLNINPADRALNPSLIVYEDILYLLWEETGKIRAKKYDGTSWISVDEGGLNGSASATSSAPRMAVMNNNLYVAWHEKVDGGVNQIRVMSFDGTNWTSVDGGGSTGLNANPLSSATYPTMAVFNNALYISWYEYNSSAAQVRVMKYDGSSWISVDGGGSDGINVNPSLNALAPELIEFNNALYATWYESSQIRVKKYDGASWTSVDGGGSIGLNVNTNREASFPKPMVFNNDLYVTWLEDNGTIRAQIRVKKYDRTSWSSVDDGGSNGINAGFADTAWEPSLQQFNGDLYAFWAEANGYSGQVRAARMLINADFPTISSQPANQAVNVGGTATLRVTAYTIDGGTLSYQWYSNTSNSTSGGTLVTGAISASYNAPTATEGTLYYYVEVTNTNSRAEGTKSASVTSNVVSVTANALVNAATPSIGTQPADETVEVGGTATLSVAASVSDGGVLSYQWYSNGSNSTSGGTLVNGATSASYNVPTATAGTRYYYVVVTNTNASVSGTKMASVISGVAQVTVNALVNAAEPNIGTQPADETVSVGGTATLSVAASVSDGGILSYQWYSNGSNSTSGGTLVNGATGASYNAPTATAGPRYYYVVVTNTNASVNGTKTASVTSGTALVTVNALVNAATPSIGTQPTDETVNVGGTATLNVTASVSDGGVLSYQWYSNGSNSTSGGTLVNGAIGASYNAPTATAGTRYYYVVVTNTNASVSGTKMASVTSGTALVTVNALVNAATPNIGTQPADETVNVGGTATLNVAASVSDGGVLSYQWYSNGSNSTSGGMLVNGATSAGYNAPTAMAGTRYYYVVVTNTNASVNGTKTASVTSNVVSVTATEVLTYEIEAIDHQTASALTQGYGPGTQQTLVISVTNTGTGHLTGLSVAKGGADAGAFEISQPASTLNSGAPSTSFTVKVKDGLAAGSYTTTVTVSAALMSDRTFTVTQNITLPGVPASPTSLQAIAGDRSVALNWEAVEHADAYEIYVATASGDFSDSVATVGDTTYEVTGLTNGVTYYFAVKASNSGGSSPFSEEASAIPATVPLAPTNVRASAGDTIATVRFDAPADHGGSAIFRYEVMASPGGITVIGTTTQMEVTGLTNGTDYTFTVRAINSVGPGAVSAASHSVRPTASVTTSPAQTSSPTMEWVKFLVNGQQVEQLGPVIATTLAGRTVITAELDSAKLTARLGQEKPGAVLSIVAANGTDTVNIKLNGQLLHNLKQKATTLVIQTEKTVFTLPAQSIYSDAIFAERLGSQMLLQDVKVWLSVGHATSETSKRLQDVTERLDAEIISPAITFAIKVEYGDKTEEEIRYSNYPDRLLAIAPEVDVNRITTAVALEPDGTIRHVPSRIVMVDGKRYVKISDLSNGTYAVIHHSQRFIDVEKHWSEPAVNDLGSRLILSAPVNGFFHPNRDITRAEFAGILVRSIGLSRVEGPMRFVDVKEEEWYSGAVQTAYEYGLISGFGDETFRPNDNITREQAFIMLAKAMMLIHTDKSQQTVNSSAPLHRFVDSDSLSEWAKSGAAMVVEAGLVSGRGGNTLSPKAYINRAEVAMIVWKLLQQTKLI from the coding sequence ATGAAGCTTGTGAAACGCAGATCGCTGATTTATCTGTTAATAGTAAGTATGATACTGACGTTGATAGCTGGACCTGGAACGGCTGAAGCAGCAGCCTCTAATTGGATTATGGTGGATGGCGGCGGGAATACTGGCCTGAATGTGAATACTTCGAGTCATGCACCGCAAGCTATGCGTACGGCCGTACACCATAATATTCTTTATGCAGCCTGGATTGAAAGGGCATCGGCAGTTAATCAGGTTCGAGTAAAAAGCTTTAATGGAACAACCTGGAGAAGCGTAGACGGAGGCGGTACGACCGGTCTGAATATAAATCCAGCAGATCGAGCGCTTAACCCTTCCTTAATTGTTTATGAGGATATTTTATACTTGCTTTGGGAGGAAACGGGTAAGATTCGCGCAAAAAAATACGATGGAACCAGTTGGATCAGTGTCGATGAAGGCGGCTTGAATGGAAGCGCTTCGGCAACATCATCTGCTCCACGCATGGCCGTCATGAATAACAACCTTTACGTAGCTTGGCATGAGAAGGTAGACGGCGGAGTTAATCAGATTCGAGTAATGAGCTTTGACGGTACCAATTGGACCAGTGTCGATGGCGGAGGCTCTACAGGTTTGAACGCAAATCCATTGAGCTCTGCAACCTATCCGACGATGGCTGTATTCAACAATGCTTTATACATTTCTTGGTATGAATATAATAGTAGTGCTGCACAAGTGAGAGTAATGAAATATGATGGCTCCAGTTGGATTAGTGTCGATGGTGGAGGAAGCGACGGTATAAACGTAAATCCTTCTTTAAACGCATTAGCGCCCGAATTAATCGAATTTAATAATGCGCTGTATGCAACATGGTATGAGAGTAGTCAGATTAGAGTCAAGAAGTATGATGGAGCAAGCTGGACGAGCGTCGATGGCGGGGGTTCAATTGGCTTGAATGTAAATACTAACAGGGAAGCATCTTTTCCTAAACCGATGGTGTTCAATAATGATTTATACGTTACATGGCTTGAAGATAATGGTACTATTAGAGCTCAAATTCGGGTAAAAAAGTATGATAGAACAAGTTGGTCATCTGTAGATGATGGAGGTTCAAATGGTATTAATGCCGGCTTTGCCGATACAGCTTGGGAACCTTCCCTGCAACAATTTAATGGTGATTTATATGCGTTTTGGGCTGAAGCCAATGGTTATTCCGGTCAGGTTAGGGCAGCCAGGATGTTGATTAACGCTGATTTTCCGACCATCAGTTCACAGCCAGCGAATCAGGCGGTAAATGTGGGAGGAACGGCGACGCTTAGAGTGACGGCATACACCATCGACGGCGGGACGTTAAGCTACCAGTGGTACAGCAATACCAGCAACAGCACCTCCGGCGGTACGCTTGTGACTGGAGCGATCAGCGCAAGCTATAACGCGCCGACTGCCACTGAAGGTACTCTGTACTATTACGTCGAGGTGACGAATACAAATTCGCGCGCTGAGGGAACAAAATCGGCGAGCGTTACGAGCAATGTTGTTTCGGTGACAGCGAACGCGCTCGTGAACGCCGCTACGCCGAGCATTGGGACGCAGCCAGCGGATGAGACGGTGGAGGTTGGAGGAACGGCAACGCTTAGCGTAGCGGCGAGCGTGAGCGATGGAGGTGTATTGAGCTACCAGTGGTATAGCAACGGCAGCAACAGCACGAGCGGAGGTACGTTGGTGAATGGTGCGACAAGCGCTAGCTATAATGTACCGACGGCAACGGCTGGCACGAGGTATTATTACGTCGTAGTGACGAACACGAATGCCAGCGTGAGCGGAACGAAGATGGCTAGCGTGATAAGTGGAGTAGCTCAAGTGACGGTGAACGCGCTCGTAAATGCAGCTGAGCCAAACATTGGGACGCAGCCAGCGGATGAGACGGTGAGCGTTGGAGGAACGGCAACGCTTAGCGTAGCGGCGAGCGTGAGTGATGGAGGTATATTGAGCTACCAGTGGTATAGTAATGGCAGCAACAGCACGAGCGGAGGCACGTTGGTGAACGGAGCGACCGGTGCAAGCTACAACGCACCGACAGCAACGGCTGGCCCTAGGTATTATTACGTCGTAGTGACGAACACGAATGCGAGCGTGAATGGAACGAAGACAGCTAGCGTGACGAGTGGAACCGCATTGGTGACGGTGAACGCGCTGGTGAACGCGGCTACGCCGAGCATTGGGACGCAGCCGACAGATGAGACGGTGAATGTTGGAGGAACGGCGACGCTTAATGTAACGGCGAGTGTGAGTGATGGAGGTGTGCTGAGCTATCAGTGGTACAGCAACGGCAGCAATAGCACGAGCGGGGGCACGTTGGTGAACGGAGCGATCGGTGCAAGCTACAACGCACCGACGGCAACAGCTGGCACGAGGTATTATTACGTCGTAGTGACGAACACGAATGCCAGCGTGAGCGGAACGAAGATGGCTAGCGTGACGAGTGGAACCGCATTGGTGACGGTGAACGCGCTAGTGAACGCCGCTACGCCAAACATTGGGACACAGCCAGCGGATGAGACGGTGAACGTTGGAGGAACGGCGACGCTTAATGTAGCGGCGAGTGTGAGTGATGGAGGTGTGCTGAGCTACCAGTGGTACAGCAACGGCAGCAACAGCACGAGCGGAGGCATGTTGGTGAATGGAGCGACCAGCGCGGGCTACAACGCACCGACAGCAATGGCTGGCACAAGGTATTATTACGTCGTAGTGACGAACACGAATGCGAGCGTGAATGGAACGAAGACCGCCAGCGTAACAAGCAATGTCGTTTCCGTCACCGCAACCGAGGTTCTTACCTACGAAATAGAAGCGATAGATCATCAGACTGCATCTGCCTTGACGCAAGGGTATGGACCCGGTACTCAGCAAACGCTGGTGATTTCCGTTACGAATACCGGTACGGGACATTTAACAGGCTTATCCGTAGCGAAGGGGGGAGCAGACGCCGGAGCTTTTGAAATCTCGCAGCCTGCCTCCACCTTAAATAGCGGTGCGCCGTCCACCAGCTTTACAGTCAAAGTCAAGGATGGTCTCGCAGCCGGGAGTTACACCACAACGGTTACCGTATCCGCTGCCCTTATGAGCGATCGGACCTTTACCGTTACGCAGAACATTACCCTGCCTGGCGTACCTGCAAGCCCGACTTCGCTACAAGCTATAGCTGGAGATCGAAGCGTTGCCTTGAATTGGGAGGCGGTGGAGCATGCTGATGCATATGAGATCTATGTAGCGACGGCTTCGGGCGATTTCAGCGATTCCGTCGCTACGGTGGGGGATACAACCTACGAAGTGACAGGGTTAACCAATGGAGTTACCTATTATTTTGCGGTCAAGGCTAGCAATTCGGGCGGCTCAAGCCCTTTCTCGGAAGAAGCCAGTGCGATACCTGCAACGGTGCCATTAGCTCCGACGAACGTGCGAGCGAGCGCGGGCGACACGATAGCCACCGTTCGTTTCGATGCTCCGGCTGACCATGGGGGGAGCGCCATTTTTCGGTATGAGGTGATGGCTAGCCCGGGCGGAATTACGGTAATCGGAACGACAACGCAAATGGAAGTCACAGGGCTGACCAATGGGACGGACTATACGTTTACGGTTCGGGCAATCAACAGCGTCGGACCTGGTGCCGTATCTGCTGCATCTCATTCCGTTAGGCCGACGGCGAGCGTCACAACGTCACCAGCGCAGACTTCGTCCCCAACGATGGAATGGGTGAAGTTTTTGGTGAACGGTCAGCAGGTGGAACAGCTTGGTCCTGTCATTGCAACGACCCTAGCGGGGCGAACGGTCATCACGGCCGAGCTGGATTCCGCTAAGCTAACGGCCAGGTTAGGGCAAGAAAAGCCGGGAGCTGTCCTGTCCATTGTTGCGGCTAATGGCACCGACACGGTAAACATCAAGCTAAACGGCCAACTGCTCCACAACCTGAAGCAGAAAGCGACGACCTTGGTCATTCAGACGGAGAAGACAGTTTTCACACTGCCTGCTCAATCAATCTATAGCGACGCGATCTTCGCGGAGCGTTTGGGTAGCCAAATGCTGCTGCAAGACGTAAAGGTATGGCTCTCCGTCGGCCATGCTACGAGTGAAACATCCAAGCGCTTGCAGGATGTAACTGAGCGGTTAGATGCGGAGATCATCTCGCCAGCTATCACGTTTGCCATCAAGGTGGAGTATGGCGATAAGACGGAGGAGGAGATCCGGTATTCGAATTACCCAGATAGACTTCTGGCGATTGCGCCGGAGGTGGATGTGAATCGGATCACGACAGCAGTCGCTCTTGAACCGGATGGAACGATTCGTCATGTTCCGAGTAGAATCGTGATGGTCGACGGCAAACGCTATGTGAAAATCAGCGACCTGTCGAATGGCACCTATGCCGTTATTCATCATTCGCAACGCTTCATCGACGTGGAGAAGCATTGGTCCGAACCAGCCGTAAACGACCTGGGGTCGCGTCTGATTCTGAGTGCTCCGGTAAACGGATTCTTCCATCCCAATCGCGACATAACCCGAGCCGAGTTTGCGGGAATCCTCGTGCGGAGCATTGGGCTGAGCAGGGTGGAGGGGCCGATGCGTTTTGTGGACGTGAAGGAGGAGGAGTGGTATAGCGGCGCCGTACAAACGGCCTATGAGTATGGCTTAATTTCAGGCTTCGGCGACGAGACGTTCCGACCGAACGATAACATAACGCGAGAACAGGCGTTTATCATGCTTGCCAAAGCCATGATGCTGATTCATACGGATAAAAGCCAGCAGACGGTTAATTCCTCTGCTCCGCTCCACCGTTTTGTAGATTCGGATAGCCTATCGGAATGGGCGAAAAGCGGTGCGGCGATGGTCGTGGAGGCTGGTCTGGTATCGGGCCGCGGAGGAAACACGCTATCGCCGAAAGCTTATATCAATCGGGCGGAAGTAGCTATGATCGTATGGAAGCTTTTACAGCAAACCAAACTTATCTAA